One genomic segment of Myripristis murdjan chromosome 20, fMyrMur1.1, whole genome shotgun sequence includes these proteins:
- the emilin2b gene encoding EMILIN-2 produces the protein MRSVLSGALKSPLIHFLLTFPLISGTPFQYSMFQGSAHSGTETRQRNKNWCAYVVHKNVSCAVVGGTESFVQPEVLPCPLQLPNCAQQVIYRTHFRPTYRIGYKTVTELQWRCCPGYQGHDCKELKDMRLLQTEQGHFPPAPATYGHIPTQRGTEQQTEGQRSSLRAGEEQFGGQTGDRVLGGQGGAHNGQHLEEEVQRLSQMVLDMQASMTDMSSNLRMNLQEDASKMLVTLLNDLRQPASARGAETRTIQLQDIVLEHETAHMDEVMNKINEVSNTLESKSNTLDDLLGRVNHHDGQIQLLMEAAQTPPGTPPPSSPPSDADLHAYVDEKIRALRDELMEGMEIKIADLKNSCDYKIMSVKDQCEGQEDNYLSLAELMDSKEADLRKEIQDLKAKLADSEREDKVLPGHNLISNSLVTRVENLEVHCNSSKKNVGEQCLFLEEKLRKERSEVITDLRKTLDDRLTSVEDRVATMLVDTSTITPSRALGALQREVGDMKEFIQGNLLNCSTSIDKAHSELNSLRGRVGKLESSLSDVQHSVSQHSQELESLNATCGQVNTGGPQEAKDRVGLNMTLCKSADHGGEKTDVGKKIANMDSRITNVESVCSKLEPIADSLQRIKEGLNKHVSGLWTHVNQLNGTLKAHARDIGGLKGTYQNPQNHITGDLQDLTHSSTARTGVNVNGMEGSGHPHRSTPQHSHSMPVGPPDATLPQPQVLETGEAGPPGTMTTSKLPKGADGSMMPVQGFAGAPASPVKPTVSLKLSVPGISDAHKTQRLSVQKPVLAPGEGVSFSAGLNLLPFSGDMGIIRFNNVLVNDGGHYDPHTGIFTAPVDGRYLVTCVLTAQRGERVEAVLSVSNRSIQKLDTAGFQSEAAAATHEQCSCGGSTSLSLVLTLRRGDRAGLVMTAGKLAISSSPEILSSFSAVLLYPNPAKR, from the exons ATGAGGAGCGTACTTTCTGGAGCGCTGAAAAGTCCACTCATCCACTTTTTACTAACTTTTCCACTAATCAGTGGCACACCGTTTCAGTATAGCATGTTCCAGGGCAGCGCACACTCTGGCACCGAGACAAGGCAGAGAAACAA aaacTGGTGCGCCTATGTTGTGCACAAGAATGTGAGCTGTGCCGTCGTGGGAGGCACGGAGAGTTTCGTGCAGCCGGAGGTCTTGCCGTGTCCGCTGCAGCTGCCAAACTGTGCGCAACAAGTGAT ATATCGGACACACTTTAGACCCACCTACAGGATTGGCTACAAGACAGTAACTGAGCTGCAGTGGAGGTGCTGCCCAGGATACCAGGGGCATGACTGCAAGGAGCTGAAAGACATGAGATTACTTCAAACAGAGCAGGGACATTTTCCTCCTGCACCGGCTACTTATGGACATATACCAACACAACGTG GTACTGAACAGCAAACAGAAGGCCAGAGAAGCAGTCTCAGGGCAGGGGAGGAGCAGTTCGGAGGTCAGACAGGAGACAGGGTGCTAGGTGGTCAAGGAGGAGCTCACAATGGACaacacctggaggaggaggtgcaacGTCTGTCCCAGATGGTCCTGGACATGCAGGCAAGCATGACTGACATGTCCTCCAATCTGAGGATGAATTTGCAGGAGGACGCCAGTAAAATGTTGGTTACGCTGCTAAATGACCTCAGACAACCTGCCAGTGCGCGCGGTGCAGAGACGCGTACCATTCAACTGCAAGACATCGTCTTAGAACATGAGACAGCACACATGGATGAGGTCATGAACAAGATCAATGAGGTCTCAAACACTCTGGAGTCCAAGAGCAATACCTTGGATGACCTCTTGGGCCGGGTCAACCACCACGACGGACAGATTCAATTGCTAATGGAGGCTGCTCAGACTCCCCCGGGGACACCCCCTCCGTCTTCCCCACCTAGTGATGCAGACCTACATGCCTATGTGGATGAGAAGATTCGTGCCCTGAGAGATGAGCTGATGGAGGGCATGGAAATCAAAATTGCTGATTTGAAGAACTCGTGTGACTATAAGATAATGTCTGTTAAGGACCAGTGTGAGGGACAGGAGGACAACTACCTCAGCCTGGCTGAGCTCATGGACTCCAAGGAAGCCGACCTCCGCAAAGAGATCCAGGACCTTAAGGCCAAGCTGGCTGATTCAGAAAGGGAAGACAAGGTTCTGCCAGGACACAACCTAATATCTAACTCTCTTGTGACCCGCGTGGAGAACCTAGAGGTCCATTGTAACTCATCGAAGAAGAATGTGGGCGAGCAGTGCCTCTTtctggaggagaagctgagaAAAGAAAGATCAGAGGTCATTACAGACCTGAGGAAGACTCTGGATGACAGGCTGACCTCTGTGGAGGACAGAGTTGCCACTATGTTGGTAGATACAAGTACCATCACCCCATCCAGGGCTCTGGGTGCTCTACAAAGGGAAGTTGGCGACATGAAGGAGTTCATCCAGGGGAATCTCCTCAACTGTAGCACTAGCATTGACAAAGCGCACAGTGAACTAAACTCTCTGAGAGGACGTGTGGGAAAACTGGAGAGCTCTCTATCAGATGTACAACACTCTGTTAGCCAGCATTCTCAGGAGTTGGAGAGCCTCAATGCCACCTGTGGTCAGGTTAACACAGGGGGTCCACAGGAGGCCAAGGACCGTGTGGGCCTTAATATGACCCTCTGCAAGAGCGCTGACCATGGCGGAGAAAAAACAGATGTAGGTAAAAAGATTGCCAATATGGACAGCCGCATCACTAATGTCGAGAGTGTGTGCAGTAAGCTGGAGCCTATTGCAGACAGCCTGCAGAGGATCAAAGAGGGTCTGAATAAACATGTCAGCGGGTTGTGGACTCACGTCAACCAGCTGAATGGCACGCTGAAAGCTCATGCCCGAGATATTGGAGGACTGAAGGGAACTTACCAAAACCCCCAGAACCACATCACTGGAGACCTCCAGGATCTAACACACAGTTCTACTGCAAGGACAG GTGTCAATGTTAATGGTATGGAGGGCTCAGGACATCCTCACAGGTCAACTCCTCAGCACAGCCACAGCATGCCAGTCGGCCCGCCAGACGCCACCCTCCCACAGCCGCAGGTACTGGAGACCGGAGAGGCGGGTCCTCCTGGCACCATGACGACATCCAAGCTGCCCAAAGGGGCCGACGGCAGCATGATGCCCGTCCAAGGCTTTGCTGGAGCCCCAG CTTCGCCTGTCAAACCCACCGTCTCTCTAAAGCTTAGCGTGCCAGGGATTTCAG ATGCACACAAGACTCAGAGGCTGTCTGTACAGAAACCTGTCTTGGCTCcag GTGAGGGGGTGTCCTTTTCAGCCGGTCTGAACCTTCTGCCTTTCTCCGGAGACATGGGAATAATTCGCTTCAACAATGTGCTGGTCAATGATGGAGGACACTACGACCCTCATACAG GTATCTTCACGGCTCCTGTGGACGGCCGTTATCTGGTGACGTGCGTGCTGACAGCCCAGCGAGGCGAGAGAGTCGAGGCAGTCCTCTCGGTGTCCAATCGCAGCATCCAGAAGCTGGACACCGCAGGCTTCCAGTCCGAGGCGGCAGCAGccacacatgaacaatgcagcTGTGGCGGCTCGACCTCCCTGAGCCTGGTTCTCACCCTGAGGCGAGGAGACCGGGCTGGACTGGTCATGACTGCTGGAAAGCTCGCCATCTCATCGTCCCCTGAGATCCTGTCATCCTTCAGCGCTGTTCTGCTTTATCCAAACCCAGCCAAAAGATAG